The genomic interval ACCCCTGGCACGCCTAGAGGACGGCGTGAAGGTGCCTGGGTGAGGCTGATGGGCGTGCTCATGGACATTGGCTTGAAGACCCTGGTGGGAGATGACAGACGAGAAGGTTGAAGCGGTTGAGAATCTAGATAGACTATTGATTCAGCCTTCCATTCGTGTGCACATgcatacttatatatacgttcCGTATAGGATCCCCTTTGGGCATTCATGCCACGCGATCATCCCCTTGGTATCCAACGCCGTCCCAATGCAAACAAACCAAGCAGGCAAATCCTTCCCTCAAAACCAATGGACCAAGAGTGTAGGAGAGAAAAAGGGCCGCGGTTACCCACCTATCAAGATCATCGGCCTGTTCTTCATGTGCTCCAGCTCACCAATACCCGCatgcttctccttcttccgcTTGACAGCCATACCAATGACGTCCAAGAGCTCCGCCTCGTTGAGCGCTGCGCCCAGCGGCTTCCCAGCGTCTGCCAGCCCTTGCCGGCGGTCCATCTCAATCTGCTTCATCGCCTCGAGCGCCGCCTCGTCAATGGGCTCGCCGCCGTTGGACTTTCGCAGGATATCCCGCAGCGAGACCTCGGTGTTGCCAAACAAGCACACCTTGAGATTCCCGTCACTCGTGATGCGCAGCCGGTTGCACGTCCCGCAAAAGTTGTGCGTCATGCTCGTGATGAAGCCGATCCTGCCCGCGAACCCGGGGACGTGCCACGTCTTGCTCGTGTCGTTCTTGTGGTCCTCGACCTTGGCCAAGGTGGGATACGTCTCGCGGATGACGTCGAGCATCTCGGCGTAGCCCAACATCTTGCCCTTGTTCCACTTGTTGCCGTCAAAGGGCATGTACTCGATGAAGCGGACCTCAACGTCCTTGTCGCGCGTCATCTCGACAAAGGGCCCGATCTCGGCGTCATTGCGGCCGCGCATGACGACGCAGTTGATTTTGAACTTGATGCCCGCGCCGGCCTTGTTGAGGGCAAAGATGCGGTCGATGCTCTTCTTCACGGCGTCGAAGCCGTTGCGCCGGGTCATGATCTGGAACATGTGCGGGTCCAGAGTGTCGAGGCTCAGGTTGACGCCGGTGAGCCCTGCCTCGACCATGCTGTCGAGCTTGCGGTGGAGGGAGAGGCCGTTTGTGGTCAGGCACAGCTCGCGGAGGCCGTGGGGCCGGAGGGCGCCGATCTGGTGCATGAGCGGGACGATGTCGCGGCGCACCGTGGGCTCGCCGCCCGTCAGGCGGATCTTGGTCACCCCCTGGGAGACGAAGACGGAGGAGAGCAGGACGATTTCCGGGGTGGTGAGAAGTTCCTTTGTCGGGGAGAGCGGCACGCCTTCTTCGGGCATGCAGTAAAGGCAGCGAAGATTACAGCGTTCCGTGACGGATATGCGGAGGTAGTCATGCTGGCGGTGGAAGGTATCGGTGAGGAAGTCGGAGAAGGGCTTCGCATCCTTGATGAGACGCCGGCGGGTGGTGAGTGGTTGGTGTTGGGAGCTCGGTGTGACTTGGGCTGCAGCGGCAGCCGCATTCAGACACCTCCTTTGCGTGTGCGTGTGAGGTATGCATGCCGACTGTGAAGGTCTGCATCGCTGTGATAGCTGGCCGCTGCTGCGCAAGGCAGTGCGAGGCCATGATATGCTGTGTCTCATGTCGCTCTATCTCAGTGTGAGGAAATGTGAAAGACGATAAGTGAGACGAGCTCCGAGAAAAGAGAAAAGAGGAATAATCACACGCTGCTCATTCCCATGGCTGACACAGACACTGACATGTGATAATGATTGTTGATGAGATGAAAGTAGAGGCCATGAAATGGATGAAAACTAGATTCGAACGAGAGTGAGGAGTGAAATTGCTATCACGGCGATGAGATATGTGACACTGTGAGTCAGCAGAAGCGTGGCGATTACCTATTTGTGAGTGAGGTAAGCCCGTCGATAGACGACAGACAACACTACAGCGACTACTCTGCACCTAAAGTGAGACTAAGTGAGGGGGAAAAGAGCCGCTTAGTGCCGCTGAAGGGCGTATGCACAAGCACAAGCACAGGTCACCGGGGCCGACGGAGTTGGGCGAAGGATGTCTGGACTCTGGCGGGGTTCGGCGGCTTCTGAGGTGCTGGCGAAATAGGGCAGTGGTGATTGGTTCCCGGCGTTCTTTCCCATCGTCGTCCGGCCGGCAATTTCCATGGAGCCGGAGAGAGCCCGGACACTGGACCATTGTGTACTGTGTAGAAAGCGCGACCTGACTAAGCCCTcccggtaaggtatcttgtGTTGCTGCCCCGCGCTAGTCCAAAACAGGAATCAATGTAAACAACAAAGATGCAGACGAGCACCTTGTTTCCTTCCATTGCAACAACGGCTTTTCTTCAAGACTCCACCGCTGCCGAGACTCAGGAACGCTTGCCCAATTCATCCTCACCCAAAAGACCAAAAAGAAACCCTGCTTCGTTTCGTTTCGGTAAAAACACCCGTCCCTTGCCACTTCCCCAAGTAATACTCGGTACGGAGTAGACCTCACTTACTTTGTCTCACTTTCCGAAACAAGTCAGGCTCGCCTTTTGGTAGGTATCTTACGAATACGCATCAAAAGTACCTGATCAAAGTAAAGTACCGTACCTGGGCTTGATATCACTCTCGCGCCCCCCAACACACAACTCTTCAACTCCATGCATCATGCACTTTTCAAGGATCTTTAAATGTAAGGCTCTCAGCGTCTTCTCATCCATCCTCTTCCCCAAGGCTTACCATCGACAGCATCGCCGCATTGCGCGTCAAGTCCTGATGGTAACCTGATTGCAACCTTGTCGCCCACCAGCGTCAGTGTACGGTCTGTCGAAACCCTCGAGACTATTCATAGCGTCAAATTACCGTCCAATGTCGGTCCTGCCTATGCTTTGCGCTGGTCACCTTCGTCAAGACGCATTCTCGCCTGCTTCTCTGACCAGGTTCTGATCTACTCAGCTTCGGGTCCAGGTTATCGTGGCGTCATACGAAACCCCGCAACCCCTAATCTGAAGCCTACCTTTGTTCAGTTTGGCGCTTCCGACACCGAGATCTTCATGTGCTCATCCTACGGCCTCAAGTTCTCCATCTTCGACCTGGCCACTTCGAGAACCACCGAGATCAGCAACCCAAAATTCCACCAAGCTAGTGTAGCTTCTCGTGGCTTTGCACTTCGCCCCGGCTCAGGACATTTGGCCATCCTCACACGCGTCGCCGGTAAAGATATCGCCAGTGTTCACCATATTAAGACACGACAAGTCCTTCGCTCTTGGCAGCCCGATACTGTCGATGCTCAAGGACTGGCCTGGACCCCGGACGGCCGCTGGCTCCTTATGTGGGAGTCTGCGGCTCAAGGACACAAAATCCTGTTTTACACGCCCGACGGCCACCTCTTCAAGACGTGGTCTGGACCCTCACCTTGGGCCATCGAGGAGAAGCATTACGAACTCGGCGCTGGGGTAAAGCACTGTCAAGTCAGCCCGGACGGCGCTCACATTGCAGTGTGCGACCACACTCGCAGTGTATGCGTTCTGGAAACCAAGTCCGCAGCCGAGTCGATGAGACTCGAACATCCTGCAACCATTACTCCGAGGGATACCGTTCAGGTGGGTGACACAACCTATCTTTGTGCAATAATTTTGGCGTAGACTAACATGAGGATGCCAGATCTGGCAAGAGGAGATCGCCACGACCCAATCAGGTTCACAGCACTCCTTTTCGCGCGCGACCCAGTCCGTATCTGCTCCGGGCCGAGCGAGCAACGGCATTGTCGACACCAAGCTAGCCCGCACTTTTTCCGTCTTTGATGCATCATCCAGTCTTTTAGCTACCACCTTGGAGGACTGCCCAAGCACTGTTTGGGTCTGGGATTTGGCGTCATCTGAACTGCGCGCCGTTCTCATCTTCCACAGTCAAATTTTGGCTTTCTCCTGGCACCCAAAACAGCGCGAGTTGCTCATGGTTACGTGCGAGGGAGACAACTACGCAGGTTTGGTGTTCGTCTGGGACCCCTTGTCCGACGGCCCGAAGACGGTTCACTTCAGAGGGCAGCTACCCGATGCCAAGGTGTTGGGCAAGCCCCAAGCATCGTGGCTCGACTGGACTGGCGATTCTGCCGTTCTCCTGCTGGGAGATAGCAAGCATCATCTCATGGCATCACTTGCGGAAGCTGAGGAGTCCGGAGCTCCATGGCAAGACGCGCAGCGCAATGATTTGACAATGACCACTGGCAAGGATGAGACGCAGATGGAGGCACCTGCACTGGACGATTTCGACGAGGATCTGTCCGGTCTAGACATGTCCGAGGTAGACGACACCTTCTCCTTCAAAAGGACTTGATCGATAGCAGCGCCACCACTTTGGTTCAAGACGGCTGCACCAGAAGCTTCCCCGACCAACCATCCGAAGACAAGCCCCAAACCTGCGGGTGTCACGCAGATCTTATTGGTTTCCCAGCTACCCGCGGCTGCGCGGTGGTGCAGCCGAGCGCGATGATGGATACAGCACCCGCACCGACTTGATGCAGAAAGTTGTGGTCATTTCCAAGCTCTAAGCATGCTGCTGCCGCAGCCACCTTGAGCAAACCATCCTCACGAGGAAGGACTGTCAGTGGTAAGCGTTCGCATCTCTTGCGGACAGCCGCAACATGGCTTCAAGGACAGGGCTCTACACGAAACTGTGCAAAATTCGTCTGCTCGTCGCTCGAACTCTGGTATTTACTGGCGCTCCTCTGGGGAATTTTTCATCATTCTGACAGGTTGACGTGGCTTACCAGCACCGCGCTTAGTGGATGTTGTCCTTCGCGGCTTCTCTCAACTGACGCCTATTTGCTTATTTGTATCGACTACCCGCAAGCCCAGGCTTTACAATGTGTTGGAGTTGCAGGCTACGTACAGCGGCACAGCATCGAACCAACTTACTGCAGGGGTCTATGATGGAACTTTCTCAGTCCGAGCCTGCTCCCCTCGAGTCTATCACTCGAACTTGCCATTGGCTGTAGATGATCAAGGGCAAAGGCTCAGAATGCATTCGGATTTTGATCAGCACTTTCAGCTGTTCATGGACCATCTGATAAACCGCTGGTCCCTGGTCATTGTTCCCAATGGTGTCCCTAGCTCCCTCTCCGGATCGGGACGAGTTAGTCGAAAAGGGAAGCCTTTCTGGCTATCATCGAGAAAAAATTGGAGCCCTGTTCACTCGTTTCTTTGGTTTCCAAGCAACTTAAGGGAGGAATCCTGTCTACTGCCGGGCTGCAGCTTACATCGCAGCCTCCAATGACCAGGTTCACGGCACATATTTTCGGATGACTCGATAATGATAGCAGCCGTCTTGCTCGACCCAACAACAGCCAAAGAGCTTATGCGCGCGATTGGTGACTGTGCCCAGAACAAGCTTGCATCAAGCCGGACCCCACATGGTGGCTGTCATTTTTACGATGCTACAAGGGAGGAGAACTCAATGGCACGATCTAATAGTAAATGAGCTGCATCACACCTTTTTCGTTGCGACGTTCTTTGGCGCCGCATGTACTGCGGGTATCGGTACCAGATCGTTGCTGACCCCGTACCATGTCCGGTCGACCCATTCGGCCGACTCACCAGCGGATGTGTTGGTTGGCACAGACAAGGAAACCCCAAAGCGTAGCACATGGGTTCGGGTACCTAGGCCAGGACGACTACTTCCAACGAAGATGGAATGTCTGTCTGCCAAGTACCGGTTCAGACTGGGATAACCCGGGGGCAGCACTAGCAGAAATCTCCCTTTCCTCGAACTAAAGACAAGTATTTCTCTTCATTGGCCATGTTGTTCTCCGCGGTTTCTACGAGGAAACATGGAGGATGGAGAGAACCAGCCCAATATAAAAGACGAATTCCATTGTTCTCTCCTCACCACCTCAAACCATCACCTCCTTCCTTTGTTTGCCCGAATCGATTCGAGGAAGGCCAAGGCTTTGTGGTTCATCACTGGATCTTGTGTCCCACGAGATCCTGGCAGTGGTTGATTCTTCGTACCGTCACACAGCCACCAGTCAAAGTCAAGACGTTGGCGTCTAACGTTGGACAGAGCCCGTGCCAGGAGTTGGTTTCCGTCGTCCCGCATCAACATGCAACCGTACTTGGCTCGTCCCGGTCAGGAAACCGGAGTCTTTTACATACCCATAGCAAACGTTCGTGACACCGACTACACCGCAAATGAGCCGATACCCTGACAGACGAGACAGTTGCCTTTCGACACAAATTGGAGGCAATTCAAGGATTGGCTCCGCGAAGGTTGTGTGGTCGACCATGTTCAAATCTTTGGACCTAGTACGTCTGGCTGGATTAGGGTGTTGGGCCAACACAATTTCTATGGTGCCTGTGGTGGGTGTACCCGATCGGCTGGCGACGTCAAGCCATTCGCTAACACACATTCGAGATCGCCTGAAGGAGGGCGTGTTCCACGGCAGGCGGATCATGTTTGACGATCGCAACATGTCAAACCCCATCATGATAAAGGATGTTGAGGTCACCGAGAACTCAGCATCTACGCGCACGAGATCGCAAAGGCCTGAATACACAGATCCAAACTATCAGCAGACTAGCCCGTATTCGTATGATTCCTATCCTGAAGCATCGTATGTTCAGGTAAGACCATCGGCAAGACAATGTCCCATAAAGAGAAGTTTACTGACGTTCCGTACCCTTTAGTGGGATCAGAATAGTTGTGGTTTTCGTCGAGACTACAGCACTCAACAGCCAACCATGTTATATGCAGACGACGGTTTTAGTCCGGGCACGTACTCTACTTCCTCTGGCCAAACCGACACCACCTTCCAGACCCCAAATACTGCGGGAAGCAATTCCGAAGCACTCGGTGTAAAGGACTGGAATAGCTACAAGAGCGAATCATGTTCCATCGGCGAAGGAATCACCGGAGGACAACCACAAAAGCCAGTGTCTCGTCCAAAGAAGAGCGGCGACCCGGCAAAAAAGAAGAGATCGACCGAGAAGTCCAAAGCATCGGCAACGCCCAAGTCGAGTAGTAATCAGCCATCAGGCGATTCGTCATCTTCTCATCAATCGCAAGCATCAAAGAAACGCCCGTTGATTGCCGACGGTAGCACACGCCGTACTAAACCGGAGTCCAAGGAGAGAAAACAATGAAAGGAAGGCACTCTGCCAGTGCTTTCAGCCAGCGAACGCTCACCAAACGACTTGTCCCCAGGCGCTTGACGCGTTGTGCCTCTGTTGAGATGGAGTTTTTCTACTTAACTCTTGCATTTGCAAGACATTTATTGTGCTAGCTAGGACCCTGATACTTTCTTTCGGATCATGGTATTTAACGAAGCAGGCATTGTGGATTTTGTCGCCATCCGCTCATCGCCGGATGGCGCTTGGAGACCATTACCAATAATGTAATTGGAAGGAATCGGACAATTTTGACAATTTGGTCGATTTGACTACTCCAACCCTCCCGATTGGACCTACAAGGCAAAGACGGGCGACTCGATGCATGTTGATTAAATCTCGTGATGGCCGAAACGAATCTTAAACGAACGAACAGCGTGTACGGCTCAGACGCAGCCTCGGGCCACATCCAAGGGAGCCAACGCAGTCGTTACATCCTGCATCCTGCGCTAGACATAGCGACTGATGAAGTTTGGGGGCTCTGGTTGGTGGGATACCGAGATTGGTGACCCGAAGTAGCGAGTGAGAAGCACGCGTCCAGATGCGGAACAGGGCTCACTGCCAACAGTCAAATCTCCCGGATCAAATACCTCCCACGAGTATCAACTCAGCCGACACTCGTTCAAGATACACGGAAGAGTAAAGATGGGGTGTTATCGGCTTCTAAATTGCTACAAAGCCCGGGTTGCGGCAGGCAATGCATCCCAAGGCGGCTGAAGTGCGCAATGACATACTCGTACAACCCTCGCCCGTGAACGGACTACAGAACCCCTCGGATTTGAGCCGACGCCAGTCTAGTGGTAGTAACACGGGGCAGAGGTCTTATGCAGCCATCTGCCTTGTCAAGTCCGCATCTATCGGGTACGTTGTAAAAGTGTGGAGGGCCGGCTTGGGAGAGGACTAACGTCTTCTAAGCCGTTAGGCTGATGAAAGCTTTTGTCTCACCTGCACGATCTATAACTACTCCTGATTCATCCTGTGAGGCGATCTCAAAGGGGAgggcgaaaaaagaaagaaaagagagcAAGATCACTGTGGAGGTAAAGCGGCAGGCAGTGAAGGGAGCGAAGTGCTATGCATATGCCGCCCGACTCTACGTACATACGCCTGTAATATGCGGTCGCAGTCACGGAGCTGTGGACGCTTGAATCCGGTGACAACGTCCGCCTCCCCGACGACAAGTCCTCGGCCCCTCGGGTAACAAAAGGGATACATTTGGGAAAGCAATAGGAGAATGACGAACTGCCAGAATCTGATTCATCGAGACTTACGATCTGtcacctccttctcctcaccTTGGCACACCAGCGAATGCCATACCGACCAAGGCCGTGCCGCAGCTGCCCACTTTCCACAAGCCCGCATTTGATTCACGGCAGCTCCCGGAAAGAAGAGGTGGTGGTAGGGGATGCAGAACAGAGCCACCAGTGGCCCAGACAGATGTTCTCCTTGGAC from Colletotrichum lupini chromosome 2, complete sequence carries:
- a CDS encoding WD40 domain-containing protein, which produces MHFSRIFKSSPHCASSPDGNLIATLSPTSVSVRSVETLETIHSVKLPSNVGPAYALRWSPSSRRILACFSDQVLIYSASGPGYRGVIRNPATPNLKPTFVQFGASDTEIFMCSSYGLKFSIFDLATSRTTEISNPKFHQASVASRGFALRPGSGHLAILTRVAGKDIASVHHIKTRQVLRSWQPDTVDAQGLAWTPDGRWLLMWESAAQGHKILFYTPDGHLFKTWSGPSPWAIEEKHYELGAGVKHCQVSPDGAHIAVCDHTRSVCVLETKSAAESMRLEHPATITPRDTVQIWQEEIATTQSGSQHSFSRATQSVSAPGRASNGIVDTKLARTFSVFDASSSLLATTLEDCPSTVWVWDLASSELRAVLIFHSQILAFSWHPKQRELLMVTCEGDNYAGLVFVWDPLSDGPKTVHFRGQLPDAKVLGKPQASWLDWTGDSAVLLLGDSKHHLMASLAEAEESGAPWQDAQRNDLTMTTGKDETQMEAPALDDFDEDLSGLDMSEQRHHFGSRRLHQKLPRPTIRRQAPNLRVSRRSYWFPSYPRLRGGAAERDDGYSTRTDLMQKVVEGLSVVSVRISCGQPQHGFKDRALHETVQNSSARRSNSAPRLVDVVLRGFSQLTPICLFVSTTRKPRLYNVLELQATYSGTASNQLTAGVYDGTFSVRACSPRVYHSNLPLAVDDQGQRLRMHSDFDQHFQLFMDHLINRWSLVIVPNGSRHIFSDDSIMIAAVLLDPTTAKELMRAIGDCAQNKLASSRTPHVNELHHTFFVATFFGAACTAGIGTRSLLTPKPQSVAHGFGYLGQDDYFQRRWNVCLPSTGSDWDNPGAALAEISLSSN